A part of Eremothecium sinecaudum strain ATCC 58844 chromosome VII, complete sequence genomic DNA contains:
- the DUS1 gene encoding tRNA dihydrouridine synthase (Syntenic homolog of Ashbya gossypii AER158C; Syntenic homolog of Saccharomyces cerevisiae YML080W (DUS1)): MTKQNSLNNNVAKLVGRALFEKIGKPTKIVAPMVDQSELAWRILSRRYGATLAYTPMLHAKLFASSEKYRNDMWCELDGNEEIDRPLVVQFCANDPDYLLQAARLVQDKCDAVDLNLGCPQGIAKKGHYGAFLMDEWELVSKLIRNLHENLDVPVTAKIRIFPEKEKTLEYAKMVLDAGAQFLTVHGRLREQKGQQTGIADWETMKYLRDNLPEDTVYFANGNILYPEDIDRCMKTIGCDAVMSAEGNLYNPGVFNTEHIDDKDKTFPRVDKITREYFEIVKQHETSKASKGAMKAHFFKILRPFLNIHTDIRANLATLSAKAPLEDWEEKVVIPVERIVAEIFEQKDIEEKDVISTGEIQLWGGAYKTVPYWRCQPYFRPVNGVTADKRVTDALNSAVKGSQSDSMVENDNASIKRTSDHTLESDKKKEPKV, translated from the coding sequence ATGACGAAACAAAACTCTCTGAATAATAATGTGGCGAAACTTGTTGGTAGGGCATTGTTCGAGAAAATAGGTAAACCTACCAAGATTGTGGCTCCAATGGTTGATCAATCAGAGCTAGCTTGGAGAATTTTGTCCAGGAGGTATGGAGCAACCTTGGCATACACTCCAATGTTACACGCCAAGTTATTTGCCTCATCTGAGAAATACAGAAATGATATGTGGTGTGAACTTGATGGGAATGAAGAAATAGACAGGCCGCTAGTCGTACAATTTTGTGCAAATGATCCTGATTACCTTTTACAGGCTGCCAGATTAGTGCAGGATAAATGTGATGCAGTAGATTTAAATTTGGGGTGTCCACAAGGCATTGCGAAAAAAGGCCATTATGGTGCATTTTTAATGGATGAGTGGGAACTAGTCTCCAAGTTGATTAGAAACTTACATGAGAATCTTGATGTCCCTGTCACAGCTAAGATCAGGATCTTTCCAGAAAAGGAGAAGACTTTAGAGTACGCCAAGATGGTATTAGACGCTGGCGCTCAATTTCTAACAGTACATGGCAGACTTCGGGAACAAAAAGGACAACAAACTGGGATAGCAGACTGGGAAACGATGAAATACTTGAGAGACAATCTACCGGAAGACACCGTTTACTTTGCAAACGGTAACATCCTTTACCCTGAGGATATTGACCGGTGCATGAAGACCATTGGCTGCGATGCAGTAATGAGCGCAGAAGGAAATTTGTATAACCCTGGTGTCTTCAACACAGAACACATTGATGACAAGGATAAAACATTCCCTCGTGTAGATAAAATAACTCGAgaatattttgaaattgtAAAACAGCACGAGACTAGCAAAGCATCGAAAGGCGCAATGAAAGCTCATTTTTTCAAGATTTTAAGACCTTTCCTCAACATTCACACTGATATCAGAGCAAATCTTGCTACCTTATCTGCAAAAGCTCCCCTAGAAGACTGGGAAGAGAAGGTTGTTATTCCAGTTGAACGTATAGTAGCTGAAATCTTCGAGCAGAAGGATATAGAGGAAAAAGATGTTATCAGTACTGGTGAAATACAATTATGGGGCGGAGCATACAAAACCGTTCCATATTGGAGGTGCCAACCGTACTTCAGGCCTGTAAACGGCGTCACCGCAGATAAGAGAGTAACAGATGCTCTAAACTCAGCTGTCAAAGGCTCTCAATCCGATTCTATGGTGGAAAATGACAACGCATCTATCAAAAGAACATCTGACCACACATTAGAAAGTGATAAGAAGAAAGAGCCCAAAGTTTAA
- the VPS70 gene encoding putative zinc metalloprotease (Syntenic homolog of Ashbya gossypii AER157C; Syntenic homolog of Saccharomyces cerevisiae YJR126C (VPS70)): protein MRPENGLDENAALLRYGDNVTSSDLLVGYGTRARGNSESFIARGRSNTINSIKSSYETVKKHKTQFFLIVLASVIIYSTFILVFLPRTSLSRDFRRFHLSKLTKDEAYRIYISTLLDDNKIKEHLGNYSSTRVWAGDQNSLRYTIDELTSLGFNPLRQAYYPWVNTPVLTSVTLWENGKLTYNASMMEEKLIEDPSSDNPEGFPAFHGYSADGNVSSRYVFCNYGTIEDYKFMQDNGIDIENKIHILRYGNLHTGLKVRNAETYGAIAVIVYTDSYDDGRVTEAHGYESYPDGPARHESSIQRDSVLYLSEIPGDPTTPGYIPKRPDTDRLLPDGRIPTIPSVPLSEKEITPILEKLNNKGTKIGRGGSVKGFEYYTGPSDSNVHVHVVNKQKYDAKKIVDVSVEIPGIFKDSEVIIGSHRDSWGTGGAAHAGSGSAILLHIAKGLSALRKKGWKPLRTIKLVSWDGEAQGMLGSTAYGVENKAELDQKALVYFNLDSAISGNLFKCNSHPLLRSLFLEAAKYTLYNGKAGYTLYDHWKQQSNLIIGGPDSSPSLTVFQHHLGVPSADFKFASDGKFDAIYQRHSIYDSQHWLEKFLDPNYELHNTLATFAGISALILVENESLPFETASYMELIWKRYAELYEMTKDTFPNNEDTDPLLDALMDQLELAAFSTSKSFDKFTRSLKKDSVLDYPWWKFYKKIKIYMKLLTTNKKMQLIDRIFLHQVGLTGRPWMKHSVFAPNKQVGCIGDILPGLHEALLAKDIQETIKWLRILSTDIDRMISLLTV, encoded by the coding sequence ATGAGGCCTGAAAATGGTTTAGATGAGAATGCTGCATTGCTAAGGTATGGTGATAATGTAACATCATCTGATTTGCTTGTGGGCTACGGTACAAGAGCTAGAGGAAACTCCGAGTCATTCATAGCAAGAGGGAGAAGTAATACAATTAACAGTATAAAAAGCTCATATGAGACGGTAAAAAAGCACAAAACTCAGTTTTTCCTAATAGTGCTTGCTAGTGTGATCATTTACTCCACATTTATATTGGTATTTTTACCTAGGACGTCTTTGTCACGGGATTTTAGGCGATTCCATTTGAGCAAGCTAACAAAAGATGAGGCTTATAGAATTTACATATCAACATTATTGGATGATAATAAGATCAAGGAACACTTGGGTAATTATAGTAGCACTAGGGTATGGGCAGGTGATCAGAATTCGTTGCGGTATACAATTGATGAGCTCACTTCACTAGGGTTCAATCCCTTACGCCAAGCGTATTACCCATGGGTAAACACTCCTGTATTAACAAGTGTCACACTTTGGGAGAATGGAAAATTGACCTATAATGCTAGTATGATGGAAGAGAAATTGATAGAAGATCCATCCAGTGACAATCCAGAGGGCTTTCCAGCATTTCACGGGTATTCGGCAGATGGAAATGTTAGTTCAAGATATGTATTCTGCAACTATGGTACGATCGAAGATTATAAGTTTATGCAGGACAATGGCATTGATATTGAGAACAAGATACACATTTTAAGGTATGGTAACCTACATACTGGATTAAAAGTGAGAAATGCGGAGACGTACGGCGCGATAGCGGTTATAGTCTACACAGACTCATATGATGACGGTAGGGTTACAGAAGCCCATGGGTACGAAAGCTATCCTGATGGGCCAGCAAGGCATGAAAGTAGCATTCAAAGGGATTCAGTTCTTTATTTGAGCGAGATACCCGGAGATCCCACGACCCCCGGCTATATACCAAAGCGCCCAGATACTGATAGACTGCTGCCAGACGGTAGGATACCGACAATCCCTTCAGTACCATTGAGTGAGAAGGAAATAACTCCCATCCTTGAAAAGCTGAATAATAAGGGCACTAAGATTGGCCGAGGAGGAAGCGTCAAGGGTTTTGAATACTATACAGGGCCATCGGATAGCAACGTGCACGTGCATGTAGTGAATAAACAAAAGTACGACGCGAAGAAGATTGTTGACGTGAGTGTCGAAATACCGGGGATATTCAAGGACAGTGAGGTGATAATTGGTAGCCACCGAGACTCTTGGGGAACGGGTGGAGCAGCCCACGCTGGCAGTGGGAGTGCaattcttcttcatattGCAAAGGGCCTCAGTGCTCTACGTAAAAAAGGTTGGAAGCCCTTGAGAACAATTAAACTTGTTAGCTGGGATGGCGAGGCACAGGGAATGCTGGGATCTACAGCATATGGGGTAGAAAACAAAGCAGAACTTGACCAAAAGGCATTGGTATACTTTAATCTAGATTCGGCGATATCGGGAAACCTATTCAAGTGTAATTCACATCCGTTGTTGCGCAGTCTATTCCTTGAAGCCGCCAAATACACGCTCTATAATGGCAAAGCTGGTTATACTTTATACGACCACTGGAAACAACAATCAAATCTAATAATAGGGGGACCGGACTCCTCTCCATCATTGACTGTTTTCCAACATCACCTGGGGGTTCCTTCAGCGGATTTCAAGTTCGCATCTGATGGCAAATTCGATGCCATATACCAACGTCACTCTATCTATGACTCACAGCACTGGCTAGAGAAGTTCTTAGACCCAAACTACGAGTTGCACAACACACTAGCAACCTTTGCGGGGATATCAGCTTTAATTCTAGTTGAAAATGAATCTCTGCCATTCGAGACTGCTAGTTATATGGAACTGATATGGAAGCGATATGCAGAACTCTACGAAATGACAAAGGACACTTTCCCCAATAATGAGGATACAGACCCCTTGCTGGACGCTCTCATGGATCAGTTAGAACTAGCTGCATTTTCCACAAGCAAGTCGTTTGACAAGTTTACGAGAAGTTTAAAGAAGGATAGCGTTCTGGATTATCCATGGTGGAAGTTTTATAAGAAGATCAAAATTTACATGAAGCTACTTACGACGAATAAGAAAATGCAGCTCATTGATAGGATATTCTTGCACCAAGTCGGGCTTACTGGCAGGCCATGGATGAAACATTCAGTGTTTGCACCGAATAAGCAAGTGGGATGTATAGGAGATATTCTACCAGGCCTACATGAAGCGCTCCTAGCAAAGGACATCCAAGAGACTATTAAGTGGCTAAGGATACTATCCACTGATATAGATAGGATGATTTCGTTGCTTACTGTGTAA